In Arachis hypogaea cultivar Tifrunner chromosome 17, arahy.Tifrunner.gnm2.J5K5, whole genome shotgun sequence, a single window of DNA contains:
- the LOC112767237 gene encoding NDR1/HIN1-like protein 10 — protein sequence MADNKQPNLNGAYYGPAIPPAEPPRRYRPDRSRRSCFCCLFSVFWKILLALIVLVVIAGVIFYLVVQPRIFKFYVNEAEITKFDYNSNTTQLRYNMVLNFTAHNPNKKLSIYYDKVLAEAFFMDTQFATSDVITFMNSFRQYKKQTNAMTGVFSGEQNTFLDYSRYSQISDDKNSRSFDIYVKLYFRMRFRLGDVITRTYRPKVKCDLKVPFVNGTNAFTFFTPTKCDIDF from the coding sequence ATGGCTGATAATAAGCAACCAAACTTGAACGGAGCCTACTACGGACCAGCCATTCCACCGGCTGAGCCGCCACGGCGCTACCGCCCTGACCGAAGCAGAAGAAGCTGCTTCTGCTGCCTATTCAGCGTCTTCTGGAAGATTCTTCTTGCGCTCATCGTGCTGGTGGTGATAGCAGGAGTGATATTCTACCTGGTGGTTCAACCTCGCATATTCAAGTTCTACGTCAACGAAGCAGAGATAACGAAATTCGATTACAACAGCAACACCACCCAACTCCGCTACAACATGGTGCTCAACTTCACCGCCCACAACCCAAACAAGAAGCTCAGCATCTACTACGACAAGGTTTTAGCCGAAGCCTTCTTCATGGACACGCAATTCGCCACTTCCGACGTCATCACTTTCATGAACTCCTTTAGGCAATACAAGAAGCAAACCAACGCCATGACCGGTGTTTTCTCCGGAGAACAGAACACTTTTCTTGATTATAGCCGCTACTCACAGATCAGCGATGACAAGAACAGTAGGTCTTTTGATATCTACGTGAAGCTCTACTTCAGGATGAGGTTTAGGCTTGGTGATGTTATTACTCGCACTTACAGGCCCAAAGTGAAGTGTGATCTCAAGGTTCCATTCGTCAATGGCACCAATGCTTTCACCTTCTTTACGCCCACCAAGTGCGATATTGATTTCTGA